A section of the Gemmatimonadaceae bacterium genome encodes:
- a CDS encoding cation:proton antiporter produces the protein MTAFLDSPEAVYGLLVIGLFIVPRVLQRYRLPAAIVALGLGALAGMQFGLFQHDATVQLFSTLGIVALFLFAGLEVEVHELRSEIRVLAQHVVIQAVLLILGGFACAATLDLEPRAAMLYALALLTPSTGFILDSLPSFGLDRSGQFWVKSKAIATEIVALGVLLVVVQSSSVQRLGVSILALGAMIVVLPGVFRVFARVIAPYAPGTEFTFLILVALVCAFITRTLGVYYLVGAFVVGVSAVRMRQELPALSSEKLLAGVQLFASFFIPFYFFKAGASLQRDSFTWQAIGLGIAFTLMLVPLKVGVVSLHRRLSLGDEWGRGARVGLALVPTLVFTLVIGSILRERFALSNALYGALVVFTIINTMIPGFMLHAPPPEFESPTIPTAPPHPAFVPGGHAESAS, from the coding sequence ATGACGGCGTTCCTCGACTCGCCCGAAGCGGTCTACGGACTGTTGGTCATTGGGCTCTTCATCGTCCCGCGCGTGCTCCAGCGCTATCGATTGCCAGCTGCAATCGTCGCGCTGGGGCTGGGCGCACTGGCCGGGATGCAGTTCGGCCTCTTCCAGCACGACGCCACGGTGCAGCTGTTCTCCACGCTGGGGATCGTGGCGCTCTTCCTCTTTGCGGGGCTCGAAGTCGAGGTGCACGAGCTGCGCAGCGAGATCCGGGTGCTGGCGCAGCACGTCGTGATCCAGGCGGTGCTGCTCATCCTCGGCGGTTTTGCATGCGCGGCCACGCTGGACCTCGAGCCGAGGGCGGCGATGCTGTACGCCCTGGCGCTGCTCACCCCATCCACCGGCTTCATCCTCGATTCGCTGCCGAGCTTTGGACTCGACCGCTCGGGGCAGTTCTGGGTCAAGTCCAAGGCGATTGCCACCGAGATCGTGGCGCTCGGCGTCCTGCTCGTCGTGGTGCAATCGTCGAGCGTGCAACGACTCGGCGTCTCGATCCTCGCGCTCGGGGCGATGATCGTGGTGCTGCCGGGAGTCTTCCGCGTCTTCGCGCGCGTGATTGCCCCATACGCCCCGGGGACGGAGTTCACCTTCCTCATCCTGGTCGCGCTCGTCTGCGCCTTCATCACGCGCACGCTTGGCGTGTACTACCTGGTGGGCGCATTCGTGGTGGGGGTGAGCGCCGTGCGCATGCGCCAGGAGCTCCCGGCACTCAGTTCGGAGAAGCTCCTGGCCGGCGTGCAGCTCTTTGCCTCGTTCTTCATCCCGTTCTACTTCTTCAAGGCTGGCGCATCGTTGCAACGCGATTCGTTCACCTGGCAGGCCATTGGGCTGGGGATTGCCTTCACGCTCATGCTCGTCCCGCTCAAGGTGGGCGTGGTGTCGCTGCATCGCCGCCTCTCGCTCGGCGACGAGTGGGGCCGCGGGGCGCGCGTGGGGTTGGCGCTGGTCCCGACGCTCGTCTTTACCCTGGTGATCGGCAGCATCCTGCGCGAGCGCTTTGCGCTGTCGAACGCGCTGTACGGTGCGCTGGTGGTCTTCACCATCATCAACACGATGATCCCCGGGTTCATGTTGCACGCCCCGCCCCCGGAGTTCGAGTCGCCCACGATTCCCACCGCGCCGCCGCACCCCGCCTTTGTGCCCGGCGGGCACGCGGAGTCCGCCTCGTAG
- a CDS encoding HAD hydrolase family protein, with protein MAPILLFSDVDGTLLDGRGCYAVSYRALEDFANRILVVLASSRTVLELSRNQRDLGITGPVVAENGAVVAFPWDDRLQGVGPREVIDDRAWCVIALGVAADLVRSAVQQAAETLGVRYVDQRDVEATLGRRRSILMRPVAGASWDSLDALAVRLRGEGFVVSSGGSWLAVTGGVEKGDGARVVRTQLDRLGVRYAGVAAVGDAENDVSLLLAAERRFTMRRDDGSWHAALRDLPSSERVLTAGVAGWRDVLHRLTALQEA; from the coding sequence ATGGCCCCCATCCTCCTCTTTTCCGATGTCGATGGGACGCTTCTCGATGGACGGGGGTGCTACGCGGTGTCCTACCGCGCGCTCGAGGACTTCGCCAACCGCATCCTCGTCGTGCTGGCATCGAGCCGCACGGTGCTCGAACTCTCGCGCAACCAGCGCGACCTCGGGATCACGGGGCCCGTGGTGGCGGAGAACGGTGCCGTGGTGGCATTCCCGTGGGATGATCGATTGCAGGGCGTTGGACCGCGCGAGGTCATCGACGATCGGGCGTGGTGCGTCATCGCGCTCGGCGTTGCCGCCGATCTCGTGCGAAGCGCCGTGCAGCAGGCCGCCGAGACGCTCGGCGTTCGCTACGTGGACCAGCGCGACGTGGAAGCCACGCTCGGGCGGCGGCGCTCCATCCTCATGCGCCCCGTTGCCGGCGCGTCGTGGGATTCGCTCGATGCCCTGGCCGTGCGGCTGCGTGGCGAAGGGTTCGTGGTGTCGTCGGGCGGTTCGTGGCTCGCCGTAACCGGTGGCGTGGAGAAGGGAGATGGAGCGCGCGTGGTGCGGACCCAACTGGACCGCCTGGGCGTACGTTACGCAGGAGTGGCTGCCGTGGGAGACGCCGAGAACGATGTGTCGCTGCTGCTGGCGGCTGAACGCCGATTCACCATGCGGCGCGACGACGGCAGCTGGCACGCCGCGCTGCGCGACCTCCCGAGTTCCGAGCGCGTTCTCACCGCCGGCGTGGCCGGCTGGCGCGACGTGCTGCACCGATTGACCGCCCTGCAGGAGGCCTGA
- a CDS encoding tetratricopeptide repeat protein, with protein sequence MPSVRQRITWCIASLVLLVAGARQALAQAAPRATAPTTTGSAAPLPHVTLPFDSLRASIDRALIDSKPAAYARALTLLDSALAVRPDDAVLLHYRGFLLYREGSMLAASKRDAARAKSRLEEAERALARSAESLPWPETLALQSAVVGQQIGLGGAMAAMRLGAKSSRLLDAALAAGPRNPRVWMLKGVSDLHRPRLFGGSPEKAEASLKKAIALFAADSPTPPAPWWGHAEAYGWLGQVYQKQGRLEEAEEAFAKALTLQPGNAWVLELLLPQLRDKTR encoded by the coding sequence ATGCCTAGCGTTCGGCAGCGCATCACCTGGTGCATCGCGTCGCTTGTCTTGCTCGTGGCGGGCGCTCGTCAGGCACTCGCGCAAGCCGCGCCTCGGGCAACCGCACCCACGACGACGGGCTCGGCCGCGCCCCTGCCCCATGTCACGCTGCCCTTCGATTCACTGCGCGCGTCGATAGACCGCGCGCTCATCGACAGCAAGCCGGCCGCCTACGCACGCGCGCTGACCCTGCTCGACAGCGCGCTCGCCGTGCGCCCCGACGACGCGGTGCTCCTGCACTATCGTGGCTTCCTGCTCTACCGCGAGGGGAGCATGCTCGCCGCGAGCAAGCGCGACGCGGCGCGCGCCAAGTCGCGCCTGGAGGAAGCCGAGCGCGCGCTGGCACGATCGGCCGAATCGCTCCCCTGGCCCGAAACGCTGGCGTTGCAGTCGGCGGTGGTAGGACAGCAGATCGGGCTGGGCGGGGCGATGGCCGCGATGCGCCTGGGGGCGAAGTCGTCGCGCCTGCTCGACGCGGCGCTTGCAGCTGGTCCCCGGAATCCGCGCGTCTGGATGCTCAAGGGCGTCTCCGACCTCCATCGCCCCCGGCTCTTCGGGGGGAGCCCAGAGAAGGCGGAGGCGAGCCTCAAGAAGGCGATCGCACTCTTCGCCGCCGACTCCCCCACGCCCCCGGCCCCGTGGTGGGGGCATGCCGAAGCCTACGGATGGCTGGGCCAGGTCTACCAGAAGCAAGGGCGACTGGAGGAGGCAGAGGAAGCATTCGCCAAGGCACTCACCCTGCAGCCCGGCAACGCCTGGGTGCTCGAGCTCCTCCTCCCCCAGCTCCGCGACAAGACCCGTTAG
- a CDS encoding class I SAM-dependent methyltransferase encodes MSIVRPASHYDEAYFNKWYRHPKHRVKSPTDIERQLRFIVGATEYLFERPVRKVLDVGAGEGNWSVPLRKIRPGARYYGVDASQYAVARYGKKRNIRLGTFGTVGNVGLPDDFDLVLCCGVMNYISPKELATGLRALADLCPGAAYFEVFSSADDATGDFTRAEARAPAFWRRLFRQNGWTALGMHLYLPTTIKGVAAALERARD; translated from the coding sequence ATGTCCATCGTCCGCCCCGCTTCGCACTACGACGAGGCGTATTTCAACAAGTGGTACCGCCATCCGAAACACCGGGTGAAGTCCCCCACCGACATCGAGCGCCAGCTGCGCTTCATCGTGGGAGCCACGGAGTACCTCTTCGAACGCCCGGTGCGGAAGGTCCTCGATGTCGGCGCGGGCGAAGGGAACTGGTCGGTCCCGCTGCGAAAGATCCGCCCCGGGGCGCGCTACTACGGCGTCGATGCGAGCCAGTATGCGGTGGCGCGCTACGGCAAGAAACGCAACATCCGGTTAGGCACCTTCGGCACGGTGGGCAACGTCGGGCTCCCCGACGACTTCGATCTCGTGCTGTGCTGCGGCGTGATGAACTACATCTCACCGAAGGAGCTGGCCACCGGGCTCAGGGCGCTCGCCGACCTTTGTCCAGGCGCGGCGTACTTCGAGGTCTTCTCCAGCGCCGACGATGCCACCGGCGACTTCACGCGAGCCGAGGCACGCGCCCCCGCCTTCTGGCGCCGGCTCTTCAGGCAGAATGGATGGACGGCGCTGGGAATGCACCTCTATCTCCCCACGACGATCAAGGGGGTGGCGGCAGCGCTGGAGCGGGCGCGCGACTGA
- a CDS encoding glycosyltransferase has protein sequence MLPLVRTPPRWTLSILTIPSREAYLTRLLASLGEAGLPRGTVIDVVYNWDTRERPHDVVRRLRKVRRGLDVNVHFNTQRPSIGSGRIQQLNHCKTPLLAFIDDDLTIHGDLLGVLEEQLRRLPVGIVGVQSLVEDTDRRFKPRRATPRIDLHGFRFMPVQGMLVAGYRRLFLDIGGFNPRREFWGEWTEFNLRMWRSGFPTGYAMNGAYLRHWEKAPESPTRNMRGREDHVMWGLLCTALEYDAVDEREDTQAFWNLVESRYLAYAFGESAPKRDLMRSALRLAPRLSAEFPAIATFRDRVREHPFPFMPFHQFSTDDVARVLDHASSHIAEYRDDVWDTRRTRAARWVRQRLAAG, from the coding sequence ATGCTCCCACTCGTCCGGACGCCCCCACGCTGGACGCTCAGCATACTCACCATCCCCAGCCGCGAGGCGTACCTCACGCGATTGCTTGCATCGTTAGGTGAGGCTGGCCTTCCGCGCGGGACGGTGATCGATGTCGTCTACAACTGGGACACGCGCGAGCGGCCGCACGACGTGGTGCGACGCCTGCGCAAGGTGCGGCGCGGGTTGGACGTCAACGTGCACTTCAACACGCAACGCCCATCCATCGGGAGCGGACGCATCCAGCAGCTCAACCACTGCAAGACGCCGCTCCTGGCCTTCATCGACGACGACCTCACGATACACGGCGACTTGCTGGGCGTGCTGGAGGAGCAGTTGCGCCGTCTCCCGGTGGGGATCGTTGGCGTGCAATCGCTGGTGGAGGATACGGACCGCCGCTTCAAGCCGCGGCGCGCCACGCCACGCATCGACCTGCACGGTTTCCGCTTCATGCCGGTGCAAGGGATGCTCGTCGCGGGCTACCGCCGCCTCTTCCTCGACATCGGCGGCTTCAACCCGCGGCGCGAGTTCTGGGGAGAGTGGACCGAATTCAACCTGCGCATGTGGCGGAGCGGCTTTCCCACCGGCTATGCGATGAACGGCGCCTACCTGCGCCACTGGGAAAAGGCCCCGGAGTCGCCCACGCGCAACATGCGCGGGCGCGAGGATCACGTGATGTGGGGACTGCTGTGCACGGCACTGGAGTACGACGCCGTCGACGAGCGCGAGGACACGCAGGCTTTCTGGAACCTCGTGGAGTCGCGCTACCTGGCGTATGCCTTTGGCGAGTCGGCGCCCAAGCGCGACCTGATGCGCTCCGCACTCCGCCTCGCACCGCGACTGAGCGCCGAGTTTCCCGCAATCGCGACGTTTCGCGATCGCGTGCGCGAGCATCCGTTTCCGTTCATGCCGTTCCACCAGTTCTCCACCGACGACGTGGCACGCGTACTGGACCACGCGTCGTCGCACATCGCGGAGTATCGGGATGATGTCTGGGACACGCGGCGCACGCGCGCCGCGCGGTGGGTTCGCCAGCGACTCGCGGCCGGGTAG
- a CDS encoding TldD/PmbA family protein, whose protein sequence is MAPNDALMSRDDALMSRDDAQALIERIRKFSRAEAVEVQIFGGNTTNVRFADNQMSTAGSVSDFQVGVQSYFGAKHAVVTTNEVSDDALKAAVEKSEKLARLAPDDPESMPQLPPQQYQPVEAYFPSVASMSADERAKIALTALAPCRAANDLTAAGYLENRAYFSAFGTSAGLFAYHRATSSNYTLTVRTKDGTGSGWAGAEHNDARQVDYEGVSRRAIEKARASRNPVAIEPGRYTVIMEPQAVGDLCQLIAFYADARSTDEGRSPFVKQGGGTKLGEKILDARINIYADPFDPMVRAQPYDGDGLPLGRQEFIKDGVLKTLYYSRFWARKKGVQPTGAPTSFIMSGTNASIDDLIASTTRGILVTRLWYLREVDPRTILYTGLTRDGTFLIENGKIARAVKNFRFNDSPLFMLNNVEALGRPERLAGTEAGGAVVVPAVKARDFNFTSLSDAV, encoded by the coding sequence ATGGCCCCCAACGACGCGCTCATGTCGCGCGACGACGCGCTCATGTCGCGCGACGACGCACAGGCCCTCATCGAACGCATCCGGAAGTTCTCCCGGGCCGAGGCGGTGGAGGTGCAGATCTTTGGCGGCAACACGACCAACGTGCGCTTTGCCGACAACCAGATGTCGACCGCCGGCAGCGTGAGCGACTTCCAGGTGGGGGTGCAGAGCTACTTCGGCGCCAAGCACGCCGTGGTCACCACCAACGAGGTGTCCGACGACGCGCTCAAGGCGGCGGTGGAGAAGAGCGAGAAGCTGGCCCGCCTTGCGCCTGACGACCCCGAATCCATGCCGCAGCTCCCGCCGCAGCAGTACCAGCCGGTGGAAGCCTACTTCCCCTCGGTGGCCAGCATGTCGGCGGACGAACGGGCGAAGATCGCCCTCACCGCACTCGCCCCGTGCCGCGCGGCCAACGACCTCACCGCCGCCGGCTACCTGGAGAATCGCGCCTACTTCTCCGCCTTCGGCACCAGCGCCGGCCTCTTTGCCTACCATCGCGCCACCAGCAGCAACTACACGCTCACGGTGCGCACCAAGGACGGGACAGGATCGGGTTGGGCCGGCGCCGAGCATAACGATGCGCGACAGGTGGACTACGAAGGGGTGAGCAGGCGCGCCATCGAGAAGGCGCGCGCCTCGCGCAATCCCGTCGCCATCGAGCCGGGGCGCTACACGGTGATCATGGAGCCGCAGGCGGTGGGCGACCTGTGCCAGCTCATCGCCTTCTACGCCGACGCGCGCTCCACCGACGAAGGGCGCTCACCCTTCGTGAAGCAGGGGGGCGGGACCAAGCTGGGCGAGAAGATCCTCGACGCGCGCATCAACATCTACGCCGACCCCTTCGACCCGATGGTGCGCGCGCAGCCGTACGACGGCGACGGGCTCCCACTCGGCAGGCAGGAGTTCATCAAGGACGGCGTCCTCAAGACGCTGTACTACTCGCGCTTCTGGGCAAGGAAGAAGGGGGTGCAACCCACGGGCGCGCCGACGTCGTTCATCATGAGCGGCACCAACGCGTCCATCGACGACCTCATCGCCTCGACCACGCGCGGGATCCTGGTCACGCGCCTCTGGTACCTGCGCGAGGTGGACCCGCGCACCATCCTCTACACCGGGCTCACGCGCGACGGGACCTTCCTCATCGAGAACGGGAAGATTGCGCGGGCGGTGAAGAACTTCCGCTTCAACGACTCGCCGCTCTTCATGCTCAACAACGTGGAAGCACTGGGGCGCCCCGAGCGGCTGGCGGGGACCGAGGCGGGAGGGGCGGTCGTGGTGCCGGCGGTCAAGGCGCGCGACTTCAACTTCACGTCGCTGTCGGACGCGGTGTAG
- a CDS encoding family 1 glycosylhydrolase → MRIDVDATADRFPRGFLWGVATSAYQIEGALEAGGRGRSIWDTFAERPGAIERGETASVACDHYHRLDEDLELLQRLGVGSYRFSIAWPRIQPSGRGAVNRAGLDFYDRLVDGLLARNIRPFPTLYHWDLPQALEDAGGWASRATADRFCDYAALVTRALGDRVRDWSLFNEPFIFASRGYLLGRYAPGRQSLRDFLRAVHVITMAHADGFRAVKGERRDLRVGSVFAFAPCEAATDSPNDREATRYAEAVFNHLFLGPLMTGRYPQPFLDSIPRAALDMQPDDESRMRVPLDFVGVNTYYRLVVSSGGDNRPDLPYFLFDVLSDERTTGAHADFSAPATRVIRIESAFGHSEGRRTAMGWEIWPRALHDVLVNVTNTYGPIPLEVCESGCAFDEQPASDGIVHDEGRVHYHQQHVHAVADAIAHGADVRSYHAWSLYDNFEWASGYRPRFGLVHVDFATQRRTLKRSGEWFRDICHAARAKHEAGMHPTAHAPGNLEPLRGYGA, encoded by the coding sequence ATGCGCATCGACGTGGACGCGACGGCCGACCGCTTTCCCCGAGGCTTCCTGTGGGGGGTGGCGACCTCGGCCTACCAGATCGAAGGGGCGCTCGAGGCCGGCGGACGGGGGCGATCGATCTGGGACACGTTTGCCGAGCGCCCGGGCGCCATCGAGCGCGGCGAGACGGCGAGCGTGGCCTGCGATCACTACCACCGCCTCGACGAGGATCTCGAGCTGCTGCAACGGCTCGGCGTGGGGAGCTACCGCTTCTCCATTGCCTGGCCGCGCATCCAGCCCAGCGGGCGCGGTGCAGTGAACCGTGCCGGGCTCGACTTCTACGATCGCCTCGTGGACGGGCTGCTGGCGCGCAACATCCGCCCCTTTCCCACCCTCTATCACTGGGACCTGCCGCAGGCGCTCGAGGACGCTGGCGGCTGGGCCTCGCGCGCCACCGCCGATCGCTTCTGCGACTACGCCGCCCTGGTCACCCGCGCGCTGGGTGATCGCGTACGCGACTGGTCGCTCTTCAACGAACCCTTCATCTTCGCCTCGCGCGGCTACCTGCTGGGGCGCTATGCCCCCGGGCGGCAGAGCCTGCGCGACTTCCTGCGCGCGGTGCACGTGATCACCATGGCGCACGCCGACGGCTTTCGCGCCGTGAAGGGCGAGCGGCGCGACCTGCGTGTGGGCTCGGTCTTTGCCTTTGCGCCGTGCGAGGCGGCGACCGACTCGCCTAACGATCGCGAGGCGACGCGATACGCCGAGGCCGTCTTCAATCACCTGTTCCTGGGGCCGTTGATGACGGGGCGCTATCCGCAGCCGTTCCTCGACAGCATCCCGCGCGCGGCGCTGGACATGCAGCCCGACGACGAGTCGCGCATGCGCGTCCCGCTGGACTTCGTTGGGGTCAACACCTACTACCGGCTGGTGGTCAGTAGTGGCGGCGACAATCGCCCCGACCTGCCGTACTTCCTGTTCGATGTCCTTTCTGACGAGCGCACCACGGGGGCACATGCCGACTTCTCCGCGCCAGCAACACGCGTCATTCGCATCGAGAGTGCCTTTGGGCACAGCGAGGGGCGTCGTACCGCCATGGGGTGGGAGATCTGGCCGCGCGCCTTGCACGACGTGCTCGTGAACGTGACGAATACCTACGGCCCCATTCCGCTGGAGGTCTGCGAGAGCGGGTGCGCCTTTGACGAGCAGCCCGCCAGCGACGGCATCGTGCACGACGAGGGGCGCGTGCACTATCACCAGCAGCACGTGCACGCCGTGGCCGACGCCATTGCCCACGGCGCCGACGTGCGCAGCTATCACGCGTGGAGCCTGTACGACAACTTCGAGTGGGCCTCCGGCTATCGCCCGCGTTTTGGCCTCGTGCATGTGGATTTCGCGACGCAGCGCCGCACGCTCAAGCGCTCCGGCGAGTGGTTTCGCGACATCTGCCACGCCGCGCGCGCGAAGCACGAGGCCGGCATGCACCCGACGGCCCACGCACCGGGCAACCTGGAACCGTTGCGCGGGTATGGTGCGTGA
- a CDS encoding galactose mutarotase, with protein sequence MTAPVQRPNASSGHGSARVKRRAWGRMPSGALVHAYELTNARGTAVTVLTLGAIITSIRLAGRGGTLDDVVLGMTDVEGYLTRSPYFGAVTGRFGNRIARGRFTLDGVAFQLATNNPPNHLHGGVVGFDKHVYTARAVRGAEGAGVRLTLTSPDGDEGYPGEVHFAVRYLLGDDDRLTIDYEATTTRATPINPSQHTYWNLAGAQRDDILDHRLQLNATRYTPVDATLIPTGELAAVEGTPFDFRTPMRLGARIGEAHQQLQFGHGYDHNFVVEAPSRRGRAVHAATLHDPLSGRTLDVYTTEPGVQLYTGNWLDGTAVGKGGRRYAAHAGVCLETQHFPDAPNQPHFPSTIVRPGRAFRSRTVFAFSVR encoded by the coding sequence ATGACGGCTCCGGTTCAACGACCCAACGCCTCGAGCGGCCACGGCAGCGCGCGCGTCAAGCGCCGCGCCTGGGGCCGCATGCCGTCGGGGGCGCTGGTACACGCATACGAGCTGACGAACGCGCGCGGGACGGCGGTCACCGTGCTCACGTTAGGCGCGATCATCACGTCGATTCGCTTGGCGGGGCGCGGCGGGACGCTGGACGACGTCGTGCTGGGGATGACGGACGTGGAGGGCTACCTCACGCGTTCGCCGTACTTCGGCGCGGTCACCGGGCGGTTCGGCAATCGCATTGCCCGCGGGCGCTTCACCCTCGACGGCGTCGCCTTTCAACTGGCGACCAACAACCCGCCCAATCACCTGCATGGTGGCGTGGTGGGTTTCGACAAGCACGTGTACACGGCGCGCGCGGTGCGGGGGGCGGAGGGCGCCGGCGTGCGCCTGACGCTGACCAGTCCCGACGGCGACGAGGGGTATCCCGGCGAGGTACACTTCGCCGTGCGCTACCTGCTGGGCGACGACGACCGGCTCACCATCGACTACGAGGCGACGACGACGCGCGCCACGCCGATCAACCCGTCGCAGCACACCTACTGGAACCTGGCCGGGGCGCAGCGCGACGACATCCTCGACCACAGGTTGCAGCTGAACGCCACACGCTACACGCCGGTCGACGCCACGTTGATTCCCACGGGTGAGCTGGCCGCGGTGGAGGGGACGCCATTCGACTTCCGGACCCCGATGCGACTCGGCGCGCGCATCGGCGAGGCGCACCAGCAGCTGCAATTCGGACACGGCTACGACCACAACTTCGTCGTCGAGGCGCCGTCTCGCCGCGGCCGCGCGGTACACGCCGCCACGCTGCACGACCCGCTGAGCGGGCGCACGCTCGACGTCTACACCACGGAACCGGGGGTGCAGCTCTACACGGGGAACTGGCTGGACGGCACGGCGGTCGGAAAGGGAGGGCGACGCTACGCGGCGCACGCCGGCGTGTGCCTGGAGACGCAGCACTTTCCCGACGCCCCCAACCAGCCGCACTTCCCGAGCACGATCGTGCGCCCGGGGCGCGCCTTTCGCTCGCGGACGGTGTTCGCGTTCAGCGTGCGGTGA
- a CDS encoding amidohydrolase family protein, whose translation MSRFMSRLASIAAVAAAGASIMLSSPAAAQRARQAPRATRADLLIRGGTVIDGTGSAARVADVAIQGDSIVFVGDAQRAGIRAASEIDAKGLIVAPGFIDPHTHTFGDLQSASAERRGNAAYLMQGVTTVVTGNDGGGPVNVADTFTKWEQQGIGTNAALYVGFGTVRGNVMGAGSGAPNAEQLSRMRAMVGKGVDEGALGLSTGLYYAPQSYARTDEVIELAREAARRGGIYDSHLRDESSYTVGLMGAVQEILQIGKEAGLPVHIAHIKALGVDVWGQSDSVIALVKRAQGAGQVVTADQYPYTASGTAVGASLLPRWAEAGGRDSLRARVRNPEQRDRLVAAMTDNMRRRGGAASLLITGGRDRSLVGKTLDQIARERNADPILTAIEIIMNGDAGVASFNMNEDDIARFMREPWVFTGSDGSDGHPRKYGTYPRKLHDYVLQKHVITLEQMVQRSSYDVANALGMGKRGALQPGWKGDVIVMDTARVAERATYEHPERLAEGMQYVVVNGTLAVREGKLTGALAGKGVRRVAK comes from the coding sequence ATGTCGCGCTTCATGTCTCGCCTCGCCTCGATCGCCGCGGTTGCAGCTGCCGGCGCGTCCATCATGCTGTCGTCGCCGGCGGCGGCCCAGCGCGCCCGACAGGCTCCCCGCGCCACGCGCGCCGACCTCCTCATCCGCGGCGGGACGGTCATCGACGGGACAGGGAGTGCGGCACGCGTCGCCGACGTCGCCATCCAGGGGGATTCCATCGTCTTCGTGGGCGATGCCCAACGCGCCGGCATCCGCGCAGCGAGCGAGATCGACGCGAAAGGACTCATCGTCGCCCCCGGCTTCATCGATCCGCACACGCACACCTTTGGCGACCTGCAGAGCGCCAGCGCCGAGCGCCGCGGCAATGCCGCGTATCTCATGCAGGGGGTGACGACGGTCGTTACCGGAAACGACGGCGGCGGTCCGGTGAACGTCGCCGACACGTTCACCAAATGGGAACAGCAGGGCATCGGGACCAACGCGGCGCTGTACGTGGGCTTCGGCACGGTGCGCGGCAATGTGATGGGGGCCGGGTCGGGGGCGCCTAACGCCGAACAGCTCTCGCGCATGCGGGCGATGGTGGGCAAGGGGGTCGACGAAGGGGCGCTGGGGCTCAGCACCGGGCTGTACTACGCCCCGCAGAGCTACGCCAGGACCGACGAGGTCATCGAGCTGGCGCGCGAAGCGGCACGCCGCGGCGGCATCTACGATTCGCACCTGCGCGACGAGAGCTCGTACACGGTGGGGTTGATGGGGGCGGTGCAGGAGATCCTGCAGATCGGGAAGGAGGCGGGACTTCCCGTGCACATCGCCCATATCAAGGCCCTCGGCGTCGACGTCTGGGGGCAGAGCGACAGCGTGATCGCGCTGGTAAAGCGCGCGCAGGGCGCCGGGCAGGTGGTGACCGCCGACCAGTATCCGTATACCGCGAGCGGGACGGCGGTCGGAGCATCGCTCCTCCCGCGCTGGGCGGAGGCTGGCGGGCGCGACTCGCTGCGCGCGCGCGTCCGCAACCCGGAGCAGCGCGATCGCCTGGTGGCGGCCATGACCGACAACATGCGCCGGCGCGGCGGGGCGGCGTCGCTCCTCATCACCGGGGGGCGCGACCGCTCGCTCGTGGGGAAGACGCTCGACCAGATCGCCCGGGAGCGCAACGCCGATCCCATCCTCACGGCCATCGAGATCATCATGAATGGCGATGCCGGGGTCGCGTCGTTCAACATGAACGAGGATGACATCGCGCGCTTCATGCGCGAGCCGTGGGTCTTCACCGGTTCCGACGGCTCGGACGGACACCCGCGCAAGTACGGGACGTACCCGCGCAAGCTGCACGACTACGTGCTGCAGAAGCACGTGATCACGCTCGAGCAGATGGTCCAGCGGTCGTCGTACGACGTGGCCAACGCGTTAGGCATGGGGAAGCGCGGGGCGCTGCAGCCCGGCTGGAAGGGCGACGTGATCGTGATGGACACGGCGCGCGTGGCCGAGCGGGCCACGTACGAGCATCCCGAGCGGCTGGCGGAGGGGATGCAGTATGTGGTGGTGAACGGGACGCTCGCCGTGCGCGAGGGGAAGTTGACGGGAGCGCTCGCCGGGAAGGGGGTGCGGCGCGTCGCGAAGTGA